The proteins below are encoded in one region of Brassica napus cultivar Da-Ae chromosome A6, Da-Ae, whole genome shotgun sequence:
- the LOC106407439 gene encoding 60S ribosomal protein L22-3, with product MSRGSAAAPKGKKKGVSFTIDCSKPVDDKIMEIASLEKFLQERIKVGGKAGALGDTVSITRDKNKITVTSDGQFSKRYLKYLTKKYLKKHNVRDWLRVIAANKDRNLYELRYFNIAENEAEEED from the exons ATGAGTCGTGGAAGTGCAGCAGCTCCAAAGGGAAAGAAGAAGGGAGTTTCCTTCACCATTGATTGTTCTAAGCCTGTTGATGACAAGATCATGGAGATTGCTTCCTTAGAGAAGTTTCTTCAGGAGAGGATTAAGGTTGGTGGCAAAGCTGGTGCTCTCGGTGATACTGTCTCAATCACTCGTGACAAGAACAAGATCACCGTCACCTCTGATGGCCAATTCTCCAAGAG ATACCTCAAGTACTTGACAAAGAAGTACCTGAAGAAGCACAATGTCAGAGATTGGCTCAGAGTGATTGCAGCCAACAAGGACCGTAACCTCTATGAGTTGAGGTACTTCAACATTGCTGAGAACGAAGCTGAGGAAGAAGACTAA
- the LOC106407275 gene encoding replication factor C subunit 3 — protein MLWVDKYRPKSLDKVIVHEDIAQNLKKLVTEQDCPHLLFYGPSGSGKKTLIMALLKQIYGASAEKVKVENRARKVDAGSRTIDLELTTLSSTNHVELTPSDAGFQDRYIVQEIIKEMAKNRPIDTKGKKGYKVLVLNEVDKLSREAQHSLRRTMEKYSSSCRLILCCNSSSKVTEAIKSRCLNVRINAPSQEEIVKVLEFVAKKESLQLPHGFAVRIAEKSNRSLRRAILSLETCRVQNYPFTDNQVISPMDWEEYVAEISTDMLREQSPKSLFQVRGKVYELLVNCIPPEVLLKRLLHELLRKLDSELKLEVCHWAAYYEHRMRLGQKAIFHIEAFVAKFMSIYKNFLISTFG, from the exons ATGTTGTGGGTCGACAAGTATAGGCCTAAATCGCTCGACAAGGTCATCGTTCATGAAGATATCGCTCAAAATCTCAAGAAATTG GTAACGGAGCAAGATTGTCCGCATTTGCTCTTCTATGGGCCGTCAGGTTCGGGTAAGAAAACCCTAATCATGGCGCTTCTCAAGCAGATTTATGGTGCCAGTGCCGAGAAG GTGAAAGTGGAGAATAGGGCAAGGAAAGTTGAT GCTGGGAGTAGAACTATTGATCTGGAGCTCACAACATTGTCAAGCACCAACCATGTGGAACTTACTCCAAGTGATGCAGGTTTTCAGGACAGATACATCGTTCAAGAGATCATTAAAGAAATGGCCAAGAACAGACCAATTGACACCAAAGGAAAGAAGGGATATAAGG TGTTGGTACTAAATGAAGTTGACAAGCTTTCACGAGAAGCACAACATTCTCTGCGGAGAACAATGGAGAAATATAGCTCATCTTGCCGTCTCATCTTATGCTGTAACAGTTCTTCAAAGGTTACAGAAGCCATCAAGTCTCGTTGTCTCAATGTGCGGATAAATGCACCTTCGCAGGAAGAG ATAGTGAAAGTGTTGGAGTTCGTTGCAAAGAAAGAAAGCCTGCAACTACCCCACGGTTTTGCTGTTCGTATTGCCGAGAAATCAAATCGCAGTCTTAGAAGAGCTATTCTGTCACTTGAGACTTGTCGTGTCCAAAA CTATCCGTTCACAGATAACCAAGTGATATCTCCTATGGATTGGGAAGAGTATGTTGCTGAAATATCAACTGACATGCTGAGGGAACAGAGCCCTAAAAG TTTGTTTCAGGTGCGCGGGAAGGTATACGAGCTGCTGGTTAATTGCATTCCACCAGAAGTCTTACTGAAG AGGCTTCTTCATGAATTACTGAGGAAACTGGACTCAGAGCTGAAGCTTGAAGTCTGCCACTGGGCCGCATATTAT GAACATCGGATGAGGTTAGGTCAGAAAGCCATATTTCACATAGAAG CATTTGTGGCCAAGTTTATGAGCATATACAAgaacttcctcatctcaacatttGGGTAG
- the LOC125575912 gene encoding sm-like protein LSM4: MLPLSLLKTAQGHPMLVELKNGETYNGHLVNCDTWMNIHLREVICTSKDGDRFWRMPECYIRGNTIKYLRVPDEVIDKVQEEKTRTDRKPPGVGRGRGRGMDDGGARGRGRGAPMAKMSGNRGAGRGRG, from the exons ATG cttcCTCTTTCGCTGCTCAAGACTGCTCAAGGGCATCCCATG CTTGTGGAGCTCAAGAATGGCGAGACATACAATGGGCATTTAGTGAATTGTGATACGTGGATGAACATTCATCTTCGTGAAGTCATCTGCACATCAAAG GACGGAGACAGGTTTTGGAGGATGCCGGAGTGTTACATCCGCGGTAACACGATCAAGTACCTTCGAGTTCCAGATGAG GTGATTGATAAAGTACAGGAGGAGAAGACCCGCACAG ATAGAAAACCACCAGGGGTTGGACGTGGGAGAGGACGTGGTATGGACGATGGAGGGGCCAGAGGCCGTGGCCGAGGAGCTCCAATGGCGAAGATGAGTGGCAACAGAG GAGCAGGTCGTGGCCGCGGTTGA
- the LOC106348687 gene encoding 40S ribosomal protein S21-2, translated as MQNEEGQVTELYIPRKCSATNRMITSKDHASVQLNIGHLDADGIYTGQFTTLALCGFVRAQGDADSGVDRLWQKKKVEAKQI; from the exons ATGCAGAACGAAGAGGGTCAGGTCACGGAACTCTACATTCCTAGGAAATG CTCTGCTACTAACCGGATGATCACATCAAAGGATCATGCCTCTGTGCAACTCAACATTGGTCATTTAGATGCTGATGGCATCTACACCGGACAATTCACTACCTTGGCTCTCTGCGGTTTTGTTCGTGCCCAG GGAGATGCTGACAGCGGGGTGGACAGGCTGTGGCAGAAGAAGAAGGTCGAAGCCAAACAAATCTAA
- the BNAC07G28230D gene encoding uncharacterized protein BNAC07G28230D, which produces MAESKTKIAEIREWIVEHKLRTVGCLWLSGISGSIAYNWSKPGMKTSVRIIHARLHAQALTLAALAGAAAVEYYDHKTGATDRYPKFLKPDNLTKD; this is translated from the exons ATGGCGGAatcaaagacaaaaatagcagaGATAAGGGAATGGATCGTAGAACACAAGCTTCGTACCGTCG GTTGTTTATGGCTGAGTGGGATCTCTGGTTCAATCGCCTACAACTGGTCTAAACCTGGTATGAAAACCAGTGTCCGAATCATCCACGCCAG GCTACACGCGCAGGCTCTGACATTAGCCGCTCTAGCTGGAGCAGCTGCAGTGGAGTACTACGATCACAAAACTGGAGCCACCGATCGCTACCCCAAATTTCTCAAGCCCGACAACTTGACTAAAGACTAA